From the Conger conger chromosome 14, fConCon1.1, whole genome shotgun sequence genome, one window contains:
- the LOC133110241 gene encoding CDK5 regulatory subunit-associated protein 2-like, producing the protein MQYEASQICRNKEEELAAMTLKFETGGGKLAAMSELCQAKEDKLNGMTKLYEATRDNLAAEKQLGQERVECLLETASQICRYKEEELAAMTSKHEKSKEKLAAMSELCQTKEDKLNGMTKLYEATRDNLASEKQLGQERVESVSQICREKEEELAAMTLKFETGEGKLAAMSELCQAKEDKLNGMTKLYEATRDNLASERQLGQERVESLLETASQICRYKEEELAAMTSKHEKSKEKLAAMSELCQAKEDKLNGMTKLYEATRDNLASERQLGQERVESLLETASQICRYKEEELAAMTSKHEKSKEKLAAMSELCQTKEDKLNGMTKLYEATRDNLASEKQLGQERVESLSQICREKEEELAAMTLKFETGEGKLAAMSELCQAKEDKLNGMTKLYEATRDNLASERQLGQERVESLLETASQICRDKEEELAAMTSKHEKSEEKLAAMSELCQTKEDKLNGMTKLYEATRDNLASEKQLGQERVESVSQICRDKEEELAAMTLKFETGEGKLAAMSELCQTKEDKLNGMTKLYEATRDNLASEKQLGQERVESLSQICREKEEELAAMTLKFETGEGKLAAMSELCQAKEDKLNGMTKLYEATRDNLASEKQLGQERVESLLETASQICRYKEEELAAMTSKHEKSKEKLAAMSELCQAKEDKLNGMTKLYEATRDNLASERQLGQERVESLLETASQICRDKEEELAAMTSKHEKSEEKLAAMSELCQTTEMTLTDLTCQYEATRDNLAAEKQLGQERVESLLETASQICRDKEEELAAMTSKHEKSEEKLAAMSELCQAKEDKLNGMTKLYEAATDNLAAEKQLGLVRDTSEENLQAMLDLFQTMQKKLTDFTSLYEAKKEKLEAPAWLAQQNMISLEAVMQLFQDKEQELAAMTLKQETSKEKLPAMSELF; encoded by the coding sequence ATGCAGTACGAGGCGTCACAAATATGCAGaaacaaggaggaggagctagctgccatgactttgaagtttgagaccggggggGGGAAGCTGGCGGctatgtcagagctgtgtcaggccaaggaagacaaactgaatggcatgaccaagctgtacgaggctacAAGGGACAATCTGGCAGCCGAGAAGCaacttggacaggagagagtggAATGCCTCCTGGAGACTGCGTCACAAATATGCAGGtacaaggaggaggagctggctgccatgacttcaaaacatgagaaaagcaaagagaagctggcggccatgtcagagctgtgtcagaccaaggaagacaaactgaatggcatgaccaagctgtacgaggctacaagggacaacctggcatctgagaagcagcttggacaggagagagtggAAAGTgtgtcacaaatatgcagggagaaggaggaggagctggctgccatgactttgaagtttgagaccggggaggggaagctggcggccatgtcagagctgtgtcaggccaaggaagacaaactgaatggcatgaccaagctgtacgaggctacAAGGGACAACCTGGCATCCGAGAGGCaacttggacaggagagagtggAAAGCCTCCTGGAGACTGCGTCACAAATATGCAGGtacaaggaggaggagctggctgccatgacttcaaaacatgagaaaagcaaagagaagctggcagccatgtcagagctgtgtcaggccaaggaagacaaactgaatggcatgaccaagctgtacgaggctacAAGGGACAACCTGGCATCCGAGAGGCaacttggacaggagagagtggAAAGCCTCCTGGAGACTGCGTCACAAATATGCAGGtacaaggaggaggagctggctgccatgacttcaaaacatgagaaaagcaaagagaagctggcggccatgtcagagctgtgtcagaccaaggaagacaaactgaatggcatgaccaagctgtacgaggctacaagggacaacctggcatctgagaagcagcttggacaggagagagtggAAAGtctgtcacaaatatgcagggagaaggaggaggagctggctgccatgactttgaagtttgagaccggggaggggaagctggcggctatgtcagagctgtgtcaggccaaggaagacaaactgaatggcatgaccaagctgtacgaggctacAAGGGACAACCTGGCATCCGAGAGGCaacttggacaggagagagtggAAAGCCTCCTGGAGACTGCGTCACAaatatgcagggacaaggaggaggagctagCTGCCATGacttcaaaacatgagaaaagcgaagagaagctggcggccatgtcagagctgtgtcagaccaaggaagacaaactgaatggcatgaccaagctgtacgaggctacaagggacaacctggcatctgagaagcagcttggacaggagagagtggAAAGTgtgtcacaaatatgcagggacaaggaggaggagctggctgccatgacgttgaagtttgagaccggggaggggaagctggcggccatgtcagagctgtgtcagaccaaggaagacaaactgaatggcatgaccaagctgtacgaggctacaagggacaacctggcatctgagaagcagcttggacaggagagagtggAAAGtctgtcacaaatatgcagggagaaggaggaggagctggctgccatgactttgaagtttgagaccggggaggggaagctggcggctatgtcagagctgtgtcaggccaaggaagacaaactgaatggcatgaccaagctgtacgaggctacAAGGGACAACCTGGCATCCGAGAAGCaacttggacaggagagagtggAAAGCCTCCTGGAGACTGCGTCACAAATATGCAGGtataaggaggaggagctggctgccatgacttcaaaacatgagaaaagcaaagagaagctggcagccatgtcagagctgtgtcaggccaaggaagacaaactgaatggcatgaccaagctgtacgaggctacAAGGGACAACCTGGCATCCGAGAGGCaacttggacaggagagagtggAAAGCCTCCTGGAGACTGCGTCACAaatatgcagggacaaggaggaggagctagCTGCCATGacttcaaaacatgagaaaagcgaagagaagctggcggccatgtcagagctgtgtcagaccacggagatgacactgacagacttgacctgcCAGTACGAGGCTACAAGGGACAACCTGGCAGCTGAGAAGCaacttggacaggagagagtggAAAGCCTCCTGGAGACTGCGTCACAaatatgcagggacaaggaggaggagctggctgccatgacttcaaaacatgagaaaagcgaagagaagctggcggccatgtcagagctgtgtcaggccaaggaagacaaactgaatggcatgaccaagctgtatgAGGCTGCAACAGACAATCTGGCAGCTGAGAAGCAGCTTGGACTTGTGCGTGATACAAGCGAAGAGAACCTGCAAGCCATGTTAGACCTGTTCCAGACCATGCAGAAGAAACTGACAGATTTTACCTCCCTGTATGaggctaaaaaggaaaaactggaGGCCCCGGCATGGCTTGCTCAGCAGAATATGATCAGTCTGGAGGCCGTGATGCAGCTCTTtcaggacaaggagcaggagctggctgccatgactttgaagcaAGAGACAAGCAAAGAGAAGCTgccggccatgtcagagctgttcTAG
- the LOC133110737 gene encoding plasticin-like isoform X2, whose product MSHSSSTMRNSGSASTSYRRAFGGPAPMSSFSPVSSRMSYGGGRYLSSMPPSLASRSSGFRLRSSSSPAPRLSYDKVDFTLAEAVNQEFLSTRSNEKAELQELNDRFASFIEKVRYLEQQNAGLQTELTQYKGNKQEPSRADELFQRELRELRQQIEHMGKERDGMQVERDNMAEDLALVKQRLEEETQKRAEAENNLVLFRKDVDDATLSRLELERKIESLMDEIEFLKKLHDEEIQDVHVTVQSQQMKMEVDTSRPDLTTALRDIRAQYENIAAKNMQESEDWYKSKFADLTDSAKRNNDALRQSKQESNEYRRQLQSLTCEIDALKSTNEALLRQMREMEDQFGVEVSGYQDSVSRLEEEIRHLKDEMSRHLREYQDLLNVKMALDIEIATYRKLLEGEESRITVPINVSSMTSHRNADDHHNTPSKKTVVIKTVETRDGEVVKESRKDRDSDRDD is encoded by the exons ATGAGCCACTCCTCCTCCACCATGCGCAACTCCGGTTCCGCCTCCACCTCCTACCGCCGGGCCTTCGGGGGTCCCGCCCCCATGTCCTCCTTCTCCCCCGTCTCCTCCCGGATGTCGTACGGCGGGGGCCGCTACCTCAGCTCCATGCCCCCCTCCCTGGCCTCCCGCTCGTCCGGCTTCCGGCTGCGCTCCAGCAGCTCCCCGGCGCCCCGCCTGTCCTACGACAAGGTGGACTTCACCCTGGCGGAGGCCGTCAACCAGGAGTTCCTCAGCACCCGCAGCAACGAGAAGGCCGAGCTGCAGGAGCTGAACGACCGCTTCGCCAGCTTCATCGAGAAGGTGCGCTACCTGGAGCAGCAGAACGCCGGGCTGCAGACCGAGCTCACCCAGTACAAGGGCAACAAGCAGGAGCCCAGCCGCGCCGACGAGCTCTTCCAGCGCGAGCTCCGGGAGCTGCGGCAGCAGATCGAGCACATGGGCAAGGAGAGGGACGGCATGCAGGTGGAGCGCGACAACATGGCCGAAGACCTGGCCCTGGTGAAGCAGCG GCTGGAGGAAGAGACACAGAAGCGAGCTGAAGCTGAGAACAACCTGGTCCTCTTCCGCAAG GATGTGGATGATGCCACTCTCTCCCGCCTGGAGCTCGAGAGGAAGATCGAGTCCCTGATGGATGAGATCGAGTTCCTGAAGAAGCTGCATGATGAG GAGATCCAGGATGTGCACGTGACCGTGCAGTCCCAGCAGATGAAGATGGAAGTGGACACCTCCAGGCCCGACCTGACCACTGCCCTGCGCGACATCCGGGCCCAGTACGAGAACATCGCCGCCAAGAACATGCAGGAGTCCGAGGACTGGTACAAGTCCAAG TTTGCTGACCTGACCGACTCAGCCAAACGCAACAACGACGCTCTGCGTCAGTCCAAGCAGGAGTCCAATGAGTACAGGAGGCAGCTCCAGTCCCTGACCTGTGAAATTGATGCGCTCAAGAGCACG AACGAGGCCCTGCTGAGGCAgatgagggagatggaggacCAGTTTGGCGTGGAGGTGAGCGGGTACCAGGACTCTGTGTCCCGTCTGGAGGAAGAGATCCGCCACCTGAAGGACGAGATGTCCCGCCACCTGAGGGAGTACCAGGACCTGCTCAACGTCAAGATGGCGCTGGACATCGAGATCGCCACCTACCGGAAGCTTCTGGAGGGCGAGGAGAGCAG GATTACTGTTCCCATCAATGTCTCATCTATGACTTCCCATCGTAATGCTG ATGACCACCACAACACCCCAAGCAAGAAAACTGTGGTGATCAAGACCGTTGAGACTCGCGATGGGGAG GTGGTGAAGGAGTCCAGGAAGGACAGGGATTCAGATAGGGATGATTAG
- the LOC133110737 gene encoding peripherin-like isoform X1, which translates to MSHSSSTMRNSGSASTSYRRAFGGPAPMSSFSPVSSRMSYGGGRYLSSMPPSLASRSSGFRLRSSSSPAPRLSYDKVDFTLAEAVNQEFLSTRSNEKAELQELNDRFASFIEKVRYLEQQNAGLQTELTQYKGNKQEPSRADELFQRELRELRQQIEHMGKERDGMQVERDNMAEDLALVKQRLEEETQKRAEAENNLVLFRKDVDDATLSRLELERKIESLMDEIEFLKKLHDEEIQDVHVTVQSQQMKMEVDTSRPDLTTALRDIRAQYENIAAKNMQESEDWYKSKFADLTDSAKRNNDALRQSKQESNEYRRQLQSLTCEIDALKSTNEALLRQMREMEDQFGVEVSGYQDSVSRLEEEIRHLKDEMSRHLREYQDLLNVKMALDIEIATYRKLLEGEESRITVPINVSSMTSHRNAEIDDHHNTPSKKTVVIKTVETRDGEVVKESRKDRDSDRDD; encoded by the exons ATGAGCCACTCCTCCTCCACCATGCGCAACTCCGGTTCCGCCTCCACCTCCTACCGCCGGGCCTTCGGGGGTCCCGCCCCCATGTCCTCCTTCTCCCCCGTCTCCTCCCGGATGTCGTACGGCGGGGGCCGCTACCTCAGCTCCATGCCCCCCTCCCTGGCCTCCCGCTCGTCCGGCTTCCGGCTGCGCTCCAGCAGCTCCCCGGCGCCCCGCCTGTCCTACGACAAGGTGGACTTCACCCTGGCGGAGGCCGTCAACCAGGAGTTCCTCAGCACCCGCAGCAACGAGAAGGCCGAGCTGCAGGAGCTGAACGACCGCTTCGCCAGCTTCATCGAGAAGGTGCGCTACCTGGAGCAGCAGAACGCCGGGCTGCAGACCGAGCTCACCCAGTACAAGGGCAACAAGCAGGAGCCCAGCCGCGCCGACGAGCTCTTCCAGCGCGAGCTCCGGGAGCTGCGGCAGCAGATCGAGCACATGGGCAAGGAGAGGGACGGCATGCAGGTGGAGCGCGACAACATGGCCGAAGACCTGGCCCTGGTGAAGCAGCG GCTGGAGGAAGAGACACAGAAGCGAGCTGAAGCTGAGAACAACCTGGTCCTCTTCCGCAAG GATGTGGATGATGCCACTCTCTCCCGCCTGGAGCTCGAGAGGAAGATCGAGTCCCTGATGGATGAGATCGAGTTCCTGAAGAAGCTGCATGATGAG GAGATCCAGGATGTGCACGTGACCGTGCAGTCCCAGCAGATGAAGATGGAAGTGGACACCTCCAGGCCCGACCTGACCACTGCCCTGCGCGACATCCGGGCCCAGTACGAGAACATCGCCGCCAAGAACATGCAGGAGTCCGAGGACTGGTACAAGTCCAAG TTTGCTGACCTGACCGACTCAGCCAAACGCAACAACGACGCTCTGCGTCAGTCCAAGCAGGAGTCCAATGAGTACAGGAGGCAGCTCCAGTCCCTGACCTGTGAAATTGATGCGCTCAAGAGCACG AACGAGGCCCTGCTGAGGCAgatgagggagatggaggacCAGTTTGGCGTGGAGGTGAGCGGGTACCAGGACTCTGTGTCCCGTCTGGAGGAAGAGATCCGCCACCTGAAGGACGAGATGTCCCGCCACCTGAGGGAGTACCAGGACCTGCTCAACGTCAAGATGGCGCTGGACATCGAGATCGCCACCTACCGGAAGCTTCTGGAGGGCGAGGAGAGCAG GATTACTGTTCCCATCAATGTCTCATCTATGACTTCCCATCGTAATGCTG AAATAGATGACCACCACAACACCCCAAGCAAGAAAACTGTGGTGATCAAGACCGTTGAGACTCGCGATGGGGAG GTGGTGAAGGAGTCCAGGAAGGACAGGGATTCAGATAGGGATGATTAG